A region from the Algoriphagus machipongonensis genome encodes:
- a CDS encoding sensor histidine kinase has protein sequence MRQLLFLLFLYFISACSLWAQELIPAYRLPINPKIYISDTALKADQALELSNQNQFFSKDSLRAPKHGYYYWFEIDLQDFLSDLIEDSIYFYPSQVEKGALYIFREGKLTALSYNRFEENELQRTNLESPYFIALQKDELIQGNKLLLLTQYIRSTPNLSRIRFGVGNPQAHKVFSDYLTINSFKSQVLAFFFLGVASVLMVFNLILFFNMKERQYIYYGLFLLFQLIYYSRISPYLAANFGYENSLFFFWLTTVSQILINTFYLLFIRHFLELQKVLPRFDKVVKGVAILLIFFLLFVSAIIYMEPYSLLQAKIMNWQRYFMASFAFVGVAYLWKTYPGKLVYFVIAGTLVFTTGALMTMFLFDLDYMITGSAIESTIFALGLSYKIKLISIEKREAEKETYQTRLGALRSQINPHFIFNSLSSIQHLISSGQKEPALRYLSKFSKFVRQVLENSIDIHVTLEKEVELLRVYLDLESLRFEHAFEYNIVLPENADMLYEEVPMLIIQPFVENAIKHGLNAKKSGDKILTIHFKDSENYIICEVKDNGIGRKAAGELKRANYRPSRGMSLTYERLKLENKWQSIEDFIQYEDLKPGTKVIIKIPKQ, from the coding sequence ATGAGGCAACTCCTCTTTTTACTCTTTTTGTACTTTATATCGGCCTGTTCGTTATGGGCCCAAGAACTTATCCCCGCATACAGGCTTCCTATAAATCCCAAGATTTATATATCCGACACTGCATTAAAAGCAGATCAGGCGTTAGAGCTTTCTAATCAAAATCAATTTTTCAGTAAAGACTCTTTAAGAGCTCCCAAACATGGATATTATTATTGGTTTGAAATAGACCTTCAGGATTTTTTAAGCGACCTAATAGAAGACTCCATATACTTTTATCCAAGTCAAGTTGAAAAAGGTGCCCTGTACATTTTTCGAGAAGGGAAATTGACAGCACTTTCCTATAACCGATTTGAGGAGAACGAACTCCAAAGAACAAATCTTGAAAGTCCTTATTTTATTGCCCTTCAAAAGGATGAGCTAATTCAAGGAAACAAGCTTTTATTACTTACCCAATATATAAGATCTACCCCAAATCTTTCCAGAATAAGATTTGGCGTGGGCAACCCTCAAGCTCACAAAGTATTTTCGGACTATCTGACTATCAACTCCTTTAAAAGCCAGGTTTTAGCTTTCTTCTTCTTGGGAGTCGCTTCAGTGTTAATGGTTTTTAACTTGATTCTTTTTTTCAATATGAAGGAAAGACAGTACATCTATTATGGACTGTTTTTGCTATTTCAATTGATTTACTATTCTAGAATCAGCCCCTATTTAGCGGCAAACTTTGGGTATGAAAATAGCTTGTTTTTTTTCTGGCTCACCACGGTATCTCAAATTCTCATCAATACCTTTTACTTACTCTTTATTCGCCATTTTCTTGAACTCCAAAAAGTCCTTCCAAGGTTTGATAAAGTAGTAAAAGGCGTAGCCATCCTTCTTATCTTTTTTTTACTTTTTGTGAGTGCAATAATTTATATGGAGCCTTATAGTCTTCTGCAAGCAAAAATCATGAATTGGCAGCGCTATTTTATGGCCTCATTCGCATTTGTGGGAGTTGCATATCTTTGGAAAACCTATCCTGGAAAGCTCGTTTATTTCGTGATTGCTGGCACTTTGGTATTTACCACAGGAGCCTTAATGACCATGTTCCTTTTTGACCTGGATTATATGATTACAGGTTCAGCCATAGAAAGTACCATCTTTGCTTTAGGGCTATCCTATAAAATCAAACTTATCAGTATTGAAAAAAGAGAGGCTGAAAAGGAAACTTATCAAACTCGTTTAGGTGCGCTACGCTCCCAAATTAATCCTCATTTCATATTTAATAGCCTAAGTTCTATTCAGCATTTAATAAGCAGCGGACAAAAGGAACCTGCTTTAAGATACCTATCGAAGTTCAGTAAATTCGTAAGACAGGTATTGGAAAACTCTATAGACATCCATGTGACACTTGAAAAAGAAGTAGAACTATTGAGGGTCTACTTAGACCTAGAATCACTACGATTTGAACATGCCTTTGAATACAACATTGTTTTACCTGAAAATGCAGATATGCTGTACGAAGAAGTACCCATGTTGATTATCCAACCCTTTGTAGAAAATGCCATCAAACATGGGCTTAATGCAAAAAAGTCTGGAGATAAAATATTAACAATTCATTTTAAAGATTCAGAAAACTATATCATCTGTGAAGTAAAAGACAATGGTATAGGTAG
- a CDS encoding histidine kinase produces MSQQETGHISPKEIEEILLHFSNSMVELETEEEILWDMANNCISILGFEDAVIYLLDDKGEYLEQKAAIGPKNPNGTAIINTIKIKVGEGITGKVAATSLPIIVDDTRTNEDYIKDDSFRLSEIAVPIMLEGKVIGVIDSENSQANYFSDQHLKILLAVASIYAGQIARIRALHTVKDTEFERWKIQQKATRLQIEALSAQLSPHFVFNSLNAIQHYIVLEDKRKSLRFLNIFGKLLRYFLGQLHEETVKVSEEYQMLEWYLQLQKLRYEDKLTYNLKKGNIETFPKAKIPAIIVQSLIENLLEENIAKSNGNTEIEVDFHISASKVNFNVVINNTLAVEEAPINSIYKKNMIPWEDFVNMLNELRPYEIKSKVSETPLDGSNKSVKTVQLIFPNLANQ; encoded by the coding sequence GTGAGTCAGCAAGAAACAGGACATATCAGCCCAAAAGAAATAGAAGAAATTTTGCTTCACTTCTCCAATTCAATGGTAGAGTTGGAGACTGAAGAAGAAATTCTTTGGGATATGGCAAATAACTGTATCTCTATCTTAGGATTTGAGGATGCTGTTATCTATTTATTAGATGATAAAGGAGAATATTTAGAGCAAAAAGCTGCTATCGGCCCAAAAAACCCAAATGGCACAGCTATTATAAATACGATAAAGATTAAAGTGGGTGAAGGTATAACAGGAAAAGTAGCAGCTACCAGTCTCCCAATTATAGTTGATGACACACGAACCAATGAAGATTATATAAAGGACGATTCTTTCAGATTATCCGAAATAGCAGTTCCTATAATGCTGGAAGGAAAAGTCATTGGGGTAATTGATAGCGAAAATTCGCAAGCAAATTATTTCAGTGATCAACACTTAAAAATTTTATTGGCGGTTGCCTCAATCTATGCAGGACAAATTGCCAGAATTCGTGCATTACATACCGTAAAAGACACGGAGTTTGAAAGGTGGAAAATTCAACAAAAAGCAACTAGATTACAAATAGAAGCTCTTTCAGCTCAATTAAGCCCTCACTTTGTCTTTAATTCCTTAAATGCCATTCAACATTATATTGTATTGGAAGACAAAAGAAAGTCTCTCCGATTCCTGAATATTTTCGGAAAATTGCTTCGTTACTTTCTCGGGCAATTACATGAAGAAACTGTAAAAGTTTCAGAAGAATATCAAATGCTTGAATGGTATCTTCAACTTCAAAAACTCCGCTATGAGGATAAACTTACTTATAACCTGAAAAAAGGTAACATTGAGACATTTCCAAAAGCTAAGATCCCTGCCATTATAGTACAAAGTTTAATTGAAAATCTGCTTGAAGAGAACATTGCCAAATCGAATGGAAACACAGAAATTGAAGTGGATTTCCATATTTCCGCTTCAAAAGTTAATTTCAATGTGGTAATAAATAACACTTTAGCAGTAGAAGAAGCGCCAATTAACTCCATCTACAAGAAAAATATGATTCCTTGGGAGGATTTTGTTAATATGCTGAACGAACTCCGACCTTATGAAATAAAATCCAAGGTTTCAGAAACACCTTTGGATGGATCAAATAAGTCGGTTAAAACTGTTCAACTTATTTTTCCCAATCTAGCCAATCAATGA